From Thermoplasmata archaeon, a single genomic window includes:
- a CDS encoding 2-amino-3,7-dideoxy-D-threo-hept-6-ulosonate synthase: MYGKTIRLRRIFPNERRRLFSVPLDHSVSMGPIDGLEDAPTLVRELQDSGVDMVVVTKGAVGPLVPVLAPTTLLGIHVSASTSLAPNSNLKVLVGTAEEAVALGADLLSIQVNFGIAEEGEMLRSLGIAADQCRTIGLPLMCMTYVKKPNGGTPEEIRHACRAAADTGADIVKTGYPGSLEEYRRLVRTTPVPLLLGGGARLDEDSEFLRLVHETVSAGAAGICIGRNLFQRKPVSAIARPIADILHGAA; this comes from the coding sequence ATGTACGGAAAAACGATCCGGCTGCGCAGGATATTCCCGAACGAACGTCGGCGCTTGTTCTCGGTTCCGCTCGACCATTCGGTCTCGATGGGGCCCATCGATGGGCTGGAGGACGCCCCGACGCTCGTGCGGGAGCTCCAGGACTCGGGTGTCGACATGGTCGTCGTCACCAAGGGAGCCGTAGGACCGCTCGTCCCGGTGCTCGCGCCCACCACCCTTCTCGGCATCCACGTCTCGGCGTCGACGAGCCTCGCGCCGAACTCGAACCTCAAGGTGCTTGTCGGGACCGCCGAAGAGGCGGTAGCGCTCGGGGCGGACCTCCTCTCGATCCAGGTCAATTTCGGGATCGCGGAGGAAGGTGAGATGTTGCGTTCCCTCGGGATCGCCGCCGATCAATGCCGCACGATCGGGCTGCCGTTGATGTGCATGACCTACGTCAAGAAGCCGAACGGAGGCACGCCGGAGGAGATCCGGCACGCCTGCCGTGCCGCGGCCGACACCGGCGCCGATATCGTCAAGACGGGGTACCCAGGCTCGCTCGAAGAGTACCGGCGCCTCGTCCGTACGACCCCGGTCCCGCTGCTCCTCGGGGGAGGGGCCCGACTCGACGAGGACTCGGAGTTCTTGCGCCTCGTCCACGAGACCGTGAGCGCCGGCGCCGCGGGGATCTGCATCGGACGTAACCTCTTCCAGCGGAAGCCGGTCTCCGCGATCGCGCGACCGATCGCCGACATCCTTCACGGTGCGGCCTAG
- a CDS encoding 3-dehydroquinate synthase II, with protein MTMDRLVLCPTATEVAEIRAFLARAERRGFHRFLVPATSVAEESTAGRQLYSRVGDRIVGPAPSREEIPVVSVSAPADMDTVIDRLRLGHRVAVRWSQERVIPLENLVAARSRPGTLWVVTQRTEEIPGFLGALEHGADTIVIELGSPDAIDALEAVLESQAIPLTLERVPIRRIVPVGGGDRVIVDTTSLLRPEEGLLVGSAAAFLLHVASEAIGSRYTRPRPFRVNAGAAHSYTLLANGETRYLSELVAGDAVLVASSDGSSRSARVGRIKIERRPLVLIEVERGGRLFTVFLQEAETVRLTTPDGRIATTDLHAGNEVLGVSLVAGRHLGMAVAETIEER; from the coding sequence ATGACGATGGACCGGCTCGTCCTCTGCCCGACGGCGACCGAGGTCGCGGAGATCCGCGCATTCCTCGCGCGGGCCGAGCGACGCGGATTCCATCGCTTCCTCGTTCCGGCGACGAGCGTCGCGGAGGAGTCGACCGCCGGTCGGCAACTGTACTCGCGAGTCGGTGATCGGATCGTTGGGCCCGCCCCCAGCCGGGAGGAGATCCCCGTCGTCTCGGTCTCGGCCCCCGCGGATATGGACACCGTGATCGACCGCCTGCGTCTCGGGCACCGTGTCGCGGTGCGCTGGAGCCAGGAGCGCGTCATTCCTCTAGAGAACCTCGTGGCCGCTCGTTCCCGACCGGGCACCTTGTGGGTCGTGACCCAGAGGACCGAAGAGATTCCCGGATTCCTAGGTGCGCTCGAACATGGGGCGGACACCATCGTCATCGAGCTTGGCTCGCCCGATGCCATCGATGCGCTCGAGGCGGTGCTCGAGAGCCAGGCGATCCCGCTGACTCTCGAGCGCGTCCCCATCCGTAGGATCGTTCCCGTGGGAGGAGGCGATCGTGTGATCGTCGATACGACCTCGCTCCTCCGGCCCGAGGAAGGGCTCTTGGTGGGGAGCGCAGCCGCCTTCCTACTCCACGTCGCCAGCGAGGCGATCGGGTCCCGTTACACCCGCCCGCGGCCCTTCCGTGTCAACGCCGGCGCGGCCCATTCCTACACTTTGCTCGCCAACGGCGAGACCCGGTACCTCAGCGAGCTCGTCGCAGGGGATGCGGTGCTCGTCGCAAGCTCGGACGGCTCGTCGCGCTCGGCCCGCGTCGGCCGCATCAAGATCGAGCGCCGCCCGCTCGTGCTCATCGAGGTCGAGCGCGGCGGCCGCCTGTTCACGGTCTTCCTCCAAGAGGCAGAGACCGTCCGACTGACCACGCCCGATGGACGGATCGCAACGACCGACCTTCACGCGGGAAACGAGGTATTGGGGGTCTCGCTCGTCGCGGGCCGTCATCTCGGCATGGCCGTCGCGGAAACGATCGAGGAACGATGA
- a CDS encoding type I 3-dehydroquinate dehydratase — protein sequence MTEHLPLVIVTIPSRTPVATRAEVAELLPQGADAVEIRFDRWAREDLPRAAELFPSPLPMLATYRSTAEGGAGLDDLRDRTDILTALADLPFTYLDLELRRDRALIASVGTRAHCPTLILSCHLRANDTAEKISELLSGHQPRGAIAKVVLPCGVGRFYREVRPLLHPGGSPHPEIVLTTGASGSLVRALAPRFGLAAVFAAPPARGLRARGEAAVEPSQLPVDRLRRFYDAGEFGRLFAVTGHPIDHSLSPDVHTLWMAEEGKPGLYLALDIESEEELARVLRPLGEDGLRGMNVTHPWKDAALRLADRCGRAAEQAGCANALVRTGRVWRAENFDVSAMLRRLRELRESGAWTDDRLLVLGTGGAARATLVAASELHASAEILGRSAGHVARIAREFGTEVSRPSSAPASLIVHATPAGRSDVPALDIPWAGRCGPGTYVLDFVYRPDRPFLRDMTIQGGGTYEDGGRLLVYQAAESFGAFWDARPSLALEQKALQEVLCAA from the coding sequence ATGACAGAGCACCTTCCGCTCGTGATCGTGACGATCCCCTCCCGCACGCCGGTGGCGACGCGAGCGGAGGTGGCCGAGCTCCTCCCGCAGGGCGCGGATGCGGTGGAAATCCGCTTCGATCGCTGGGCCCGCGAGGACCTTCCCCGCGCGGCCGAGCTGTTCCCGAGCCCTCTCCCGATGCTCGCCACGTACCGCTCCACCGCGGAGGGAGGCGCAGGGCTCGATGATCTTCGCGATCGGACGGACATCCTGACCGCGCTCGCCGATCTGCCGTTCACCTACCTCGATCTCGAGCTACGACGCGACCGCGCCTTGATCGCGAGCGTTGGGACCCGGGCGCACTGCCCGACCCTGATCCTCTCCTGCCATCTCCGGGCGAATGACACCGCGGAGAAGATCTCCGAGCTCCTCTCGGGCCACCAGCCTCGCGGTGCGATCGCCAAAGTAGTGCTGCCCTGCGGCGTCGGCCGATTCTACCGAGAGGTGCGTCCACTGCTCCACCCCGGAGGGAGCCCGCACCCGGAGATCGTCCTTACGACCGGCGCTTCGGGATCTCTCGTGCGAGCCCTCGCCCCTCGCTTCGGGCTCGCCGCTGTGTTCGCGGCGCCTCCGGCTCGGGGGCTCAGGGCCAGGGGAGAGGCCGCGGTGGAACCGTCCCAACTCCCCGTGGACCGACTTCGACGGTTCTACGATGCCGGCGAGTTCGGCCGGCTCTTCGCAGTGACCGGTCACCCGATCGACCACTCGCTGTCGCCCGATGTCCACACCTTGTGGATGGCGGAGGAAGGGAAACCCGGCCTCTATCTCGCGCTCGACATCGAATCGGAGGAGGAGCTTGCGCGTGTGCTCCGTCCGCTGGGCGAGGACGGGCTTCGGGGGATGAACGTCACCCATCCGTGGAAGGACGCTGCGCTGCGTCTCGCCGACCGATGCGGGCGTGCCGCCGAGCAGGCCGGCTGCGCGAACGCTCTCGTTCGCACCGGTCGGGTCTGGCGTGCGGAGAACTTCGATGTGAGCGCCATGCTCCGTCGCCTCAGGGAACTTCGGGAATCCGGCGCCTGGACCGACGACCGTCTCCTCGTGCTCGGGACGGGAGGTGCGGCCCGTGCCACCCTCGTCGCCGCCTCCGAGCTCCATGCCAGCGCCGAGATTCTCGGGCGATCGGCCGGCCATGTCGCCCGCATCGCACGGGAGTTCGGGACGGAGGTATCCCGACCGTCGTCGGCTCCTGCGTCGCTCATCGTCCATGCGACGCCTGCCGGCCGCTCGGACGTTCCTGCGCTCGACATCCCCTGGGCGGGGCGATGCGGACCGGGCACGTACGTCCTCGATTTTGTCTACCGGCCGGATCGGCCCTTCCTGAGGGACATGACGATCCAGGGCGGAGGTACGTACGAGGACGGCGGCCGGCTCCTCGTCTATCAGGCGGCCGAGAGCTTCGGAGCCTTCTGGGACGCGCGCCCCTCGCTCGCGCTCGAGCAGAAGGCCCTTCAGGAGGTTCTGTGCGCGGCGTAG
- a CDS encoding shikimate kinase, which yields MRGVAAASGAITFVNALAAGIGAAAAVTLDVKVEVDLDLEPRHGPGATTIAPPSDTPLVRAAVEAGLERFAPGGAPSVQVRIRSSIPSACGLKSSSAVSGAVLAAVARAVGVAADATTLARISADLSQRIGLSATGAFDDAFAALAGGAVITDNAARAVLWSGEAPAGLAVLLWIPSAHHRPSTEWHDRFRARAAEARPAIDAALGGDLLGAMERNTELVESILGYDYGELRRQLAERGATASGVSGLGPALAVLAPPERADAVRSTLASRGGEVRAVDFRPRARIEPIEEAS from the coding sequence GTGCGCGGCGTAGCGGCGGCGTCGGGAGCGATCACGTTCGTCAACGCCCTGGCCGCCGGCATCGGCGCCGCCGCGGCCGTCACGCTGGACGTCAAGGTGGAGGTCGACCTCGATCTCGAGCCGCGCCACGGACCCGGCGCCACCACGATCGCGCCCCCCAGCGACACTCCGCTCGTGCGCGCCGCCGTCGAGGCCGGGCTGGAGCGGTTCGCGCCCGGTGGCGCCCCGTCGGTCCAGGTCCGAATCCGCTCTTCGATCCCGTCCGCGTGCGGGTTGAAGAGTTCCTCCGCCGTGAGCGGTGCGGTCCTCGCGGCCGTGGCTCGAGCCGTCGGCGTGGCCGCCGATGCCACGACCCTCGCACGGATATCGGCGGACCTCTCTCAGAGGATCGGCCTGAGCGCGACGGGAGCGTTCGATGACGCGTTCGCGGCGCTCGCCGGAGGCGCGGTCATCACGGACAACGCGGCGCGCGCCGTGCTCTGGTCCGGGGAGGCTCCCGCGGGGCTCGCCGTTCTCCTCTGGATACCTTCCGCGCACCATCGCCCGTCCACCGAATGGCACGATAGGTTCCGTGCGCGTGCTGCGGAGGCTCGGCCGGCGATCGACGCGGCGCTCGGGGGAGATCTGTTGGGAGCGATGGAACGCAACACCGAGCTCGTCGAATCTATCCTCGGCTACGACTACGGCGAACTTCGTCGGCAACTCGCCGAGCGCGGCGCCACGGCAAGCGGAGTGAGCGGACTTGGTCCCGCCCTTGCAGTCCTGGCACCTCCCGAGCGCGCGGATGCGGTGCGGAGCACCCTCGCTTCCCGGGGTGGGGAGGTACGTGCGGTCGACTTCCGACCACGCGCCCGCATCGAGCCGATCGAGGAGGCCTCATGA
- the aroA gene encoding 3-phosphoshikimate 1-carboxyvinyltransferase, whose translation MIRTVNPGVARGRLTPPPSKSYTHRALVAAHLSGRRATVLRPLDSNDTRATARGLAALGSRVRFAADRWQIQPAPVATDRLRTIDCGESGTTLRFLTALAALSDRPIRITGRGRLPARPMLDLYDALRTLGARISPEHEDRALPCTIRGPISAGRIDVRSDETSQYLSALLMALPRVEGRSEIRLQGPLVSRTYVQATCAVLNAYGVRIVVRPRAYRVDGPQTFRATPFTVPSDASSAAYFWAAAALTGGDVTVTGLDRRWPQADLALLDILRRMGASVRCGRFATEVTGSVRRGISVDLTNSPDLYPLVGVLAAGVPGRRSRLRGAAHVRLKESDRFAETARIVRAMGARVETAGGELSILGTGVPRSLSLRDLDDHRLVMSAAVGALAARSPSHLGDGRAVRKSFPGFWDALSRVVHERGTAS comes from the coding sequence ATGATCCGCACGGTGAATCCCGGCGTTGCGCGAGGGCGGCTCACCCCGCCGCCCTCCAAGAGCTACACTCACCGTGCCTTGGTCGCGGCCCACCTCTCCGGTCGCCGGGCCACCGTCCTTCGGCCGCTGGATTCGAACGACACGCGCGCCACCGCCCGTGGCCTCGCTGCGCTCGGCTCGCGCGTGCGATTCGCCGCGGACCGGTGGCAGATCCAGCCCGCGCCGGTGGCGACCGACCGCCTTCGGACGATCGATTGCGGCGAGTCGGGAACGACGCTGAGGTTCCTGACGGCACTCGCGGCACTCTCCGACCGACCGATCCGGATCACGGGACGAGGACGCCTCCCCGCTCGACCGATGTTGGATCTGTACGACGCATTGCGCACGCTCGGAGCACGAATCTCTCCCGAACACGAGGACCGGGCCCTTCCGTGCACGATCCGCGGACCGATCTCCGCGGGCCGCATCGACGTGCGGTCCGACGAGACCTCGCAGTATCTCTCCGCCCTATTGATGGCCCTGCCGCGCGTCGAGGGTCGATCGGAGATCCGACTGCAAGGGCCTTTGGTCTCACGAACGTACGTCCAGGCGACCTGCGCGGTCCTGAATGCCTATGGGGTCCGGATCGTTGTGCGGCCGCGAGCCTACCGCGTCGACGGGCCGCAGACGTTCCGGGCCACTCCCTTCACCGTACCCAGCGACGCCTCGTCGGCCGCGTACTTTTGGGCGGCCGCTGCCCTCACAGGCGGGGATGTGACCGTGACGGGGCTCGACCGGCGATGGCCGCAGGCCGATCTTGCGCTGCTCGATATCCTGCGCCGGATGGGCGCGTCCGTTCGCTGCGGTCGATTCGCGACCGAAGTGACCGGCTCGGTCCGTCGAGGGATCTCGGTCGATCTAACGAACTCGCCGGACCTGTACCCGCTCGTGGGAGTCCTCGCCGCAGGAGTCCCGGGCCGCCGGAGCCGTCTTCGAGGGGCGGCGCACGTGCGGCTGAAGGAGTCCGATCGGTTCGCCGAGACCGCGCGCATCGTGCGCGCGATGGGTGCACGCGTCGAGACCGCGGGAGGAGAGCTGAGCATCCTAGGCACCGGCGTTCCCCGGTCGCTCTCGCTCCGGGATCTCGACGATCATCGCCTCGTCATGAGCGCGGCGGTGGGCGCTCTCGCCGCGCGTTCGCCATCCCACCTGGGGGACGGGCGGGCGGTTCGAAAATCGTTCCCCGGATTCTGGGATGCCCTGTCCCGCGTGGTGCACGAGCGAGGGACCGCATCATGA
- the aroC gene encoding chorismate synthase, with amino-acid sequence MMEFGERYRVALFGTSHGPEVGVEIHGIPPGHDIDVGAIQRELDRRRPVGRRLATKRQEEDRMVIDRGVVDGRTDGGSFRAHVANEDVQRAAYDRMRDLPRPGHADYPARVRYGPEADLSGGGIFSGRMTVGLVIAGALARQLLAPIGVDLVGFTRSIGAVDALIDPSLTLGETRGRASANEVACPDPTAALRMEEEIATARRSGDSVGGVVEVHIHGVPVGLGEPFFDSIEGEIAHAVFAIPAVKAIEFGAGFRAARMRGSEHNDPFCYEDGRIRTTSNHAGGILGGLADGMPIVYRVAVKPTSSIARPQQTVNLATHAPAELVVTGRHDPCIVPRAVVVVENVGAMVLADLAYRGGFLS; translated from the coding sequence ATGATGGAGTTCGGCGAGCGCTATCGGGTCGCGCTGTTCGGGACCAGCCATGGCCCCGAGGTCGGGGTCGAGATCCACGGGATCCCGCCCGGACACGATATCGACGTGGGAGCGATCCAGCGTGAGCTCGACCGTCGCAGGCCGGTCGGCCGACGCCTCGCCACGAAGCGCCAGGAAGAGGATCGGATGGTCATCGACCGAGGCGTGGTGGACGGCCGGACCGACGGGGGATCGTTTCGGGCCCACGTCGCGAACGAGGACGTCCAGCGCGCGGCGTACGACCGGATGCGGGATCTGCCTCGCCCCGGTCATGCGGACTACCCGGCGCGGGTCCGGTACGGGCCCGAGGCGGACCTCTCCGGCGGGGGCATCTTCTCCGGCCGCATGACGGTCGGGCTCGTGATCGCCGGAGCGCTGGCCCGGCAGCTTCTCGCCCCAATCGGCGTGGATCTGGTCGGATTCACGCGGAGCATCGGCGCGGTCGACGCCTTGATCGATCCGTCCCTGACGCTTGGGGAGACCCGTGGACGGGCGAGCGCCAACGAGGTGGCCTGCCCCGATCCCACCGCAGCCCTGCGGATGGAGGAGGAGATCGCCACCGCCCGACGATCCGGGGACAGCGTCGGGGGCGTCGTCGAGGTGCACATCCATGGTGTGCCGGTCGGCCTCGGCGAGCCATTCTTCGACTCGATCGAGGGTGAGATCGCGCACGCGGTCTTCGCCATCCCCGCGGTCAAAGCGATCGAGTTCGGTGCGGGGTTCCGGGCGGCGCGCATGCGGGGGAGCGAGCACAACGACCCGTTCTGCTACGAGGACGGCCGGATCCGAACGACCTCGAACCACGCCGGCGGGATCCTGGGAGGCCTCGCCGACGGGATGCCGATTGTCTACCGCGTGGCCGTCAAGCCGACGTCCTCCATCGCACGACCGCAGCAGACCGTCAACCTCGCCACCCACGCGCCCGCCGAGCTCGTCGTCACCGGGCGCCACGATCCCTGCATCGTTCCGCGTGCCGTCGTCGTGGTCGAGAACGTGGGTGCGATGGTCCTCGCCGATCTCGCCTATCGCGGAGGGTTCCTGTCGTGA
- the asd gene encoding aspartate-semialdehyde dehydrogenase has protein sequence MSEDSRQIPSAILGASGYIGQHFARLLGDHPFFAPPILVGSDRSAGRPLEELWQLPEDVPGALARQRLHPFTPRELRARGVRVVFGALPSGTAGVLESECRRRGLHVFSNSSDHRMDPDVPLLVPEVNAAHLRMLTARRRPGGILVTNPNCTAAGLVLGLAPIWKLLAPREVHLASYQALSGAGFPGVASLSITDNVVPFIREEEEKVAEETRRMLGTARNGRIHPRAEPVLAQCARVGVRDGHLEAITVIARRRPSRAEILDAWRRFDPLAGAPLPTLPHPPIVLRSEPDRPQPVRDRWAGNPHRARGMAVSIGRVRWEAPYLRFYLLVHNAVRGGAGGSVSNAELAHSYGLLAPSGRSP, from the coding sequence GTGAGCGAAGACTCCCGGCAGATCCCGAGCGCCATCCTGGGCGCGAGCGGGTACATCGGCCAGCATTTCGCCCGCCTGCTCGGCGATCACCCGTTCTTCGCTCCCCCGATCCTCGTGGGGTCGGACCGCTCCGCGGGCCGGCCGCTCGAGGAGCTCTGGCAGCTCCCCGAAGATGTCCCCGGCGCGCTCGCCCGGCAACGGCTGCACCCCTTCACCCCTCGCGAGCTGCGCGCGCGCGGAGTGCGGGTGGTGTTCGGGGCCCTTCCCTCCGGCACCGCCGGGGTACTGGAATCCGAGTGCCGCCGGCGCGGCCTCCACGTCTTCAGCAATTCCTCCGACCACCGCATGGACCCCGATGTTCCCCTCCTCGTCCCGGAGGTGAATGCGGCTCATCTTCGGATGCTCACCGCGCGACGGCGCCCCGGCGGGATCCTCGTGACGAACCCGAACTGTACGGCGGCCGGCCTGGTGCTCGGACTCGCCCCGATCTGGAAGCTTCTCGCTCCCCGCGAGGTCCACCTCGCGAGCTACCAAGCTCTGTCGGGGGCCGGGTTCCCGGGCGTCGCCTCGCTGTCGATCACCGACAACGTCGTGCCGTTCATCCGAGAGGAGGAGGAGAAGGTCGCCGAGGAGACCCGGCGCATGCTGGGGACCGCTCGCAACGGTCGGATCCATCCGCGGGCCGAACCGGTGCTCGCCCAGTGCGCCCGCGTGGGGGTTCGGGACGGTCACCTCGAAGCGATCACCGTCATCGCCCGTCGGCGTCCGAGCCGTGCCGAGATCCTGGATGCGTGGCGCCGCTTCGACCCGCTCGCGGGTGCACCTCTTCCCACGCTCCCCCACCCGCCGATCGTGCTGCGGAGCGAGCCCGACCGGCCCCAGCCCGTTCGCGACCGCTGGGCCGGGAACCCTCATCGCGCTCGAGGGATGGCGGTCTCCATCGGCCGGGTGCGCTGGGAAGCGCCGTACCTCCGGTTCTACTTGCTCGTCCACAATGCGGTCCGCGGAGGAGCGGGCGGTTCGGTCTCGAATGCGGAGCTCGCGCACTCCTACGGACTCCTTGCCCCCTCCGGGAGGTCCCCGTGA
- a CDS encoding aspartate kinase yields MSARPRRPLVVKFGGASLARPDVVVTRIRVLRESRTPVVLIVSAREGVTDELRGLIERPRATRAHREALVRIEEQHPDPSAIGRAHLARLRRLVHRIERRGRCDPPTADLILSIGERLAVDWLSGELRNAGLPAVGIEADRLGLVTDDRHGSANILIDRSAANVRAGLGAHLRSGRIPVVTGFFGRSLHGRVVTLGRGGSDYSATAIGAILGASRVELIKRGVSVLTADPRLVPRARTIRRLSYEEAEELAQFGAKVLHPLTVEPARTANLEIAVRSLDDPHEVTIIGPPRGPNGMRALTLLEPLGLVRIRVPGGRQRPGVVAEASHRLADARVNIVTLFTSSSLLSVVVERTKARAAARALAGLSRGGGASIEGPFPVGLLTAIGDGVLDDLGRIPPAILAEGEGLSATPRSLSFAVPIPKARAALRALHRALVEEVGR; encoded by the coding sequence GTGAGCGCACGCCCGCGCCGGCCGCTCGTCGTCAAGTTCGGAGGCGCATCGCTCGCCCGGCCCGACGTGGTCGTGACTCGGATCCGGGTGCTTCGGGAGTCCCGCACGCCGGTCGTCCTCATCGTCTCGGCCCGGGAGGGTGTGACCGACGAGCTTCGGGGCCTGATCGAGCGGCCGCGCGCGACCCGGGCCCATCGGGAAGCTCTCGTCCGCATCGAAGAGCAACATCCCGACCCCTCGGCGATCGGCCGCGCGCACCTGGCCCGCCTGCGCCGCCTCGTCCATCGGATCGAGCGGCGCGGCCGGTGCGACCCGCCGACCGCGGATCTCATCCTGAGCATCGGGGAGCGCTTGGCGGTCGATTGGCTCTCTGGCGAGCTGCGGAACGCCGGCCTTCCGGCCGTCGGCATCGAGGCCGACCGCCTCGGGCTCGTTACGGACGATCGGCACGGATCCGCGAACATCCTCATCGACCGCTCGGCCGCGAATGTTCGCGCCGGGCTCGGAGCCCACCTGCGGAGCGGCCGGATCCCGGTGGTCACGGGATTCTTCGGCCGGAGCCTCCACGGGCGCGTCGTCACCCTCGGTCGTGGCGGTTCCGACTATTCGGCGACCGCGATCGGGGCGATCCTCGGTGCGAGCCGCGTCGAGCTCATCAAACGCGGCGTTTCGGTACTGACGGCCGACCCGCGACTCGTGCCCCGGGCCCGCACGATCCGACGCCTCTCCTACGAAGAGGCCGAGGAGCTCGCTCAGTTCGGCGCGAAGGTCCTCCATCCGTTGACGGTGGAGCCGGCGCGCACGGCGAACCTGGAGATCGCGGTCCGCTCGCTCGACGACCCGCATGAGGTGACCATCATCGGCCCTCCCCGGGGCCCGAACGGGATGCGGGCGCTCACCCTGCTCGAACCCCTCGGGCTGGTCCGGATTCGCGTGCCGGGAGGTCGCCAGCGACCGGGGGTCGTCGCGGAGGCATCCCACCGGCTCGCGGACGCGCGCGTGAACATCGTGACCCTCTTCACGTCCTCCTCGCTGCTGAGCGTCGTGGTGGAGCGCACGAAGGCCCGGGCAGCCGCCCGCGCGCTCGCGGGCCTCTCCCGAGGAGGGGGCGCCAGCATCGAAGGTCCGTTCCCCGTCGGCCTGCTCACGGCGATCGGAGATGGCGTGCTCGACGATCTCGGCCGCATCCCGCCGGCGATCCTCGCCGAGGGGGAGGGATTGAGCGCCACGCCCCGATCGCTCTCCTTCGCCGTGCCGATCCCAAAGGCTCGCGCCGCGCTCCGCGCGCTTCACCGCGCGCTCGTCGAGGAGGTGGGCCGATGA
- a CDS encoding chorismate-binding protein, whose protein sequence is MSDPWEEFVHRSRDAACAGYIERGDAPGIPGRWATSFVDPRARFAIGPSDTTASLEERTVSALRGRRDRALLGYVGFDAVSAFEPLLRKFPPGAPFPLGEFAVIERLRLERVPHLPVRPPASREIRSPGRPLRETLPQRAFERAVRRARAAVGDGEVFQVVVATRRSWPRPANLVERAGWLRAVERFAYFYYLKFDDREIVGASPESVLEVRRGRAYVSPIAGTLPHGRARRGRRALQEDPKELAEHRMLVDLARNDLGRISQAGTVRVLSKERRERFARLEHLISRVGGRLRAGVGPWEALAAAFPAGTVSGAPKIRATQVLRQQERTWRGPYGGAVGLLRGNGDAAWALSIRTAFAAGRALHTAAGAGIVWQSQPRREYREVLAKLAQVESTLVGGAR, encoded by the coding sequence ATGAGCGATCCGTGGGAGGAGTTCGTCCACCGCTCCCGGGACGCCGCCTGCGCGGGCTACATCGAGCGCGGCGACGCGCCGGGGATTCCCGGGCGATGGGCAACGTCCTTCGTAGACCCACGAGCGCGCTTCGCGATCGGGCCGAGCGACACCACCGCCTCGCTGGAGGAGCGGACGGTGAGCGCGTTGCGCGGCCGTCGGGACCGGGCGTTGCTCGGCTACGTCGGATTCGACGCGGTCTCGGCGTTCGAGCCGCTGTTGAGGAAGTTCCCTCCGGGCGCGCCCTTCCCCCTCGGAGAGTTCGCGGTCATCGAGCGTCTGCGTCTCGAGCGCGTGCCACACCTGCCAGTGCGCCCGCCGGCCTCCCGAGAGATCCGTAGCCCCGGCCGACCGCTGCGGGAGACGCTCCCCCAGCGAGCGTTCGAACGGGCCGTCCGGCGCGCACGCGCTGCGGTCGGGGATGGCGAGGTATTCCAGGTCGTGGTCGCCACCCGGCGGAGCTGGCCCCGGCCGGCGAACCTGGTCGAACGCGCCGGCTGGCTGCGTGCGGTCGAGCGATTCGCCTACTTCTACTATCTAAAGTTCGACGATCGAGAGATCGTCGGTGCGAGCCCGGAGTCCGTCCTCGAGGTCCGGAGGGGCCGCGCCTACGTCAGCCCGATCGCGGGGACCCTTCCGCACGGACGGGCCCGACGGGGGCGTCGCGCGCTCCAGGAGGATCCCAAGGAGCTCGCGGAGCACCGGATGCTCGTCGATCTCGCCCGGAACGATCTCGGGCGCATCTCCCAGGCTGGGACCGTCCGCGTCCTCTCGAAGGAGCGCCGCGAGCGCTTCGCGCGCCTCGAGCATCTCATCAGCCGGGTGGGTGGCCGCCTGCGTGCCGGGGTCGGCCCTTGGGAGGCTCTCGCCGCCGCATTCCCGGCGGGAACCGTGAGCGGCGCGCCCAAGATCCGCGCGACCCAGGTCCTGCGCCAGCAGGAGCGAACGTGGAGGGGCCCGTATGGGGGAGCGGTCGGCCTCCTGCGCGGGAACGGCGATGCCGCGTGGGCGCTCTCCATCCGGACGGCGTTCGCGGCTGGACGAGCGCTGCACACGGCCGCGGGCGCCGGGATCGTCTGGCAGTCCCAACCTCGGCGTGAGTACCGCGAGGTGCTCGCGAAGCTGGCGCAGGTAGAGTCGACGCTGGTCGGAGGTGCGCGATGA
- a CDS encoding aminodeoxychorismate/anthranilate synthase component II: MKVLLIDHEDSFVYNVDQALRTAGADVRTIRYTAPWSEVTEYDPDGFVFSPGPGHPRDRRVTGLARRVLTEFSRERPVLGVCLGHQLIGEYFGGRVVHASSPVHGATAAVRHGADPLFRGVPSPFDAARYHSLVLDARHVPRVLEVTASTARGTVMAVRHRHRPVTGVQFHPESYLTTRGPTILRNFLGEVHR; the protein is encoded by the coding sequence ATGAAGGTCCTCCTCATCGACCACGAGGACTCCTTCGTCTACAACGTGGATCAGGCGCTCCGCACGGCGGGCGCCGACGTACGTACGATCCGCTACACGGCTCCCTGGTCGGAGGTCACCGAGTACGACCCTGACGGCTTCGTGTTCTCTCCGGGTCCGGGCCATCCCCGGGACCGGCGCGTGACGGGCCTCGCACGCCGGGTACTGACCGAGTTTAGCCGCGAGCGCCCCGTGCTCGGGGTCTGCCTCGGCCACCAGCTGATCGGCGAATACTTCGGGGGCCGAGTCGTCCACGCTTCCTCGCCCGTGCACGGAGCTACGGCGGCGGTCCGACATGGCGCCGACCCGCTCTTCCGGGGAGTGCCCTCTCCGTTCGACGCGGCCCGGTACCACTCGCTCGTACTCGACGCACGCCACGTCCCCCGCGTCTTGGAAGTGACCGCCTCCACCGCGCGCGGGACCGTCATGGCGGTGCGGCACCGACACCGCCCCGTCACGGGGGTCCAGTTCCATCCGGAGTCCTACCTCACGACGCGGGGGCCCACGATCCTCAGGAACTTCCTCGGGGAGGTCCACCGATGA